The following coding sequences are from one Frigoribacterium sp. Leaf415 window:
- a CDS encoding uroporphyrinogen-III synthase: protein MTADKPLKGVRVLVPRGGKWGDGVAASLRSRGAAPVIAPLINFAPAETPELLAAALARLESGVYEWLVVTSATTVDVLVGNGIRPPASTRVAAVGETTAAALSLAGIRVDFVPEGDNSARGLVKEWPADEVTGRVLVPQSDLAEPTLVAGLSARGFDAEFVSAYRTVGVPVSAEVRDGVADGSIGVLLVTSGSVARQIAAQLAPLPSATLVACIGPRTAFDARAAGLPVHLIAETRSAAALVEAVVDHALDGPSAGTTPTEKD from the coding sequence GTGACCGCCGACAAGCCGCTCAAGGGCGTCCGCGTCCTGGTGCCGCGCGGCGGCAAGTGGGGCGACGGGGTCGCGGCCTCGCTCCGGTCGCGCGGTGCCGCGCCGGTCATCGCCCCCCTCATCAACTTCGCTCCCGCCGAGACGCCCGAGCTGCTCGCCGCCGCCCTGGCCCGTCTCGAATCCGGCGTCTACGAGTGGCTCGTCGTCACGAGCGCCACCACGGTCGACGTCCTGGTCGGCAACGGCATCCGGCCCCCGGCGTCGACGCGGGTCGCCGCGGTCGGCGAGACGACCGCGGCCGCCCTGAGCCTGGCGGGCATCCGCGTCGACTTCGTCCCCGAGGGCGACAACTCGGCCCGAGGGCTCGTGAAGGAGTGGCCGGCCGACGAGGTCACCGGTCGCGTGCTCGTGCCGCAGTCCGACCTGGCCGAGCCGACCCTCGTCGCCGGGCTGTCGGCCCGCGGGTTCGACGCCGAGTTCGTCTCCGCGTACCGCACGGTCGGCGTGCCCGTCTCGGCCGAGGTGCGCGACGGCGTCGCCGACGGCTCGATCGGCGTGCTGCTCGTGACCTCGGGCAGCGTGGCCCGTCAGATCGCCGCCCAGCTGGCGCCCCTGCCGTCGGCGACCCTCGTCGCGTGCATCGGCCCGCGCACCGCCTTCGACGCCCGTGCCGCGGGACTGCCCGTGCACCTGATCGCCGAGACCCGATCGGCGGCCGCCCTCGTCGAGGCCGTGGTGGACCACGCCCTCGACGGCCCGTCCGCCGGAACGACCCCCACCGAGAAGGACTGA
- the hemC gene encoding hydroxymethylbilane synthase produces the protein MATIRIGTRGSALAVAQSTTVADRIAAATGHDVELVRIKTEGDRSQGTGESLASLGGTGVFASALREALLADECDALVHSLKDLPTATHPGLVIGATPGRADARDALCARDGLTLEGLPEGARVGTGSPRRAAQLLSRRPDLEVIDIRGNVDTRLGRVGVDLDAVLLSAAGLGRLGRLDAATELLGLGFWPSAPGQGSLAVEVRDGDPDEALARGLAAIEDEETRLVVTAERAVLAGLEAGCAAPVGASAVVDAGLLLLSATVYSPDGSRRLSSSHAVSLDDGPLVARLADVHEVAGRVVDELLDSGAAEFAPLGGGPSGGDPLGSAS, from the coding sequence GTGGCGACCATCCGCATCGGAACCCGGGGCAGCGCGCTGGCCGTCGCCCAGTCGACCACCGTCGCCGACCGCATCGCGGCGGCGACCGGCCACGACGTCGAACTCGTCCGCATCAAGACCGAGGGCGACCGGTCGCAGGGCACCGGTGAGTCGCTGGCGTCGCTCGGGGGCACCGGCGTGTTCGCCAGCGCCCTGCGCGAGGCGCTCCTCGCGGACGAGTGCGACGCGCTCGTGCACTCCCTCAAAGACCTGCCCACCGCCACGCACCCCGGTCTCGTCATCGGGGCGACGCCCGGTCGTGCGGACGCCCGCGACGCCCTGTGCGCCCGCGACGGGCTGACCCTCGAGGGACTGCCCGAGGGGGCTCGCGTCGGCACGGGGTCGCCGCGTCGTGCCGCCCAGTTGCTCTCGCGACGTCCCGACCTCGAGGTCATCGACATCCGCGGCAACGTCGACACGCGGCTCGGTCGCGTCGGCGTCGACCTCGACGCGGTCCTGCTCAGCGCGGCCGGGCTCGGCCGCCTGGGACGGCTCGACGCCGCGACCGAACTGCTGGGGCTCGGCTTCTGGCCCAGCGCACCGGGCCAGGGCTCGCTGGCCGTCGAGGTCCGCGACGGCGACCCCGACGAGGCACTCGCTCGCGGTCTGGCCGCCATCGAAGACGAAGAGACCCGTCTCGTGGTGACGGCCGAGCGGGCCGTGCTGGCCGGCCTCGAGGCCGGGTGCGCGGCACCCGTCGGTGCCAGTGCCGTCGTCGACGCCGGGTTGCTGCTGCTCAGCGCGACCGTGTACAGCCCCGACGGCAGCCGACGCCTCAGCTCGTCGCACGCCGTCTCGCTCGACGACGGCCCGCTCGTCGCGCGGCTCGCCGACGTCCACGAGGTCGCCGGCCGTGTGGTCGACGAACTGCTCGACTCCGGCGCGGCCGAGTTCGCCCCGTTGGGCGGCGGACCGTCCGGCGGTGACCCCCTGGGCAGCGCCTCGTGA
- a CDS encoding ferrochelatase, translating into MTDTSNITNGQLVRNATPAAAKGPEHVSEPTDYDAILLAGFGGPEGQDDVIPFLRNVTRGRGIPEERLEEVATHYRHFGGVSPINEHNRELKAALEAELERRGIDLPVIWGNRNWQPYMADAVREADERGFRKLIAVATSAYSSYSSCRQYREDFAMALDATGLEGTMQIDKVRQFFDHPGFVQPFIDGVRDALVKARAENEGLDLTTEVQVLFATHSIPSTDAAKSGPEARGFDADGAYAAQHKAVAEVVMAAAEAALDLDLPEGGGTTVPWQLVYQSRSGPPSMPWLEPDINDAIDDLAGGPTRAVIIVPLGFVSDHMEVMWDLDNEAMETSEKNGFWATRTPTPGIDPNYVTGLVDLVLERRDGVPAEDRPHVTDLGPWYDVCRPGCCENVRLGFKPALSGLVP; encoded by the coding sequence GTGACCGACACCAGCAACATCACCAACGGGCAGCTCGTCCGCAACGCCACACCCGCCGCCGCCAAGGGGCCCGAGCACGTCTCCGAGCCGACCGACTACGACGCCATCCTGCTGGCCGGCTTCGGTGGGCCCGAGGGGCAGGACGACGTCATCCCGTTCCTGCGCAACGTCACGCGCGGTCGGGGCATCCCCGAAGAGCGACTCGAAGAGGTCGCGACGCACTACCGCCACTTCGGCGGCGTCAGCCCGATCAACGAGCACAACCGCGAGCTCAAGGCTGCCCTCGAGGCCGAGCTCGAGCGTCGCGGCATCGACCTGCCGGTCATCTGGGGCAACCGCAACTGGCAGCCGTACATGGCCGACGCGGTGCGTGAGGCCGACGAGCGTGGGTTCCGCAAGCTGATCGCGGTCGCGACCAGCGCCTACTCGTCCTACAGCTCGTGCCGCCAGTACCGCGAGGACTTCGCGATGGCGCTCGACGCCACCGGGCTCGAGGGCACCATGCAGATCGACAAGGTTCGCCAGTTCTTCGACCACCCCGGGTTCGTGCAGCCGTTCATCGACGGTGTGCGCGACGCGCTCGTCAAGGCGCGCGCCGAGAACGAGGGCCTCGATCTCACGACCGAGGTGCAGGTGCTGTTCGCCACGCACTCGATCCCCTCGACCGACGCGGCCAAGAGCGGCCCCGAGGCGCGCGGCTTCGACGCCGACGGCGCCTACGCCGCGCAGCACAAGGCCGTCGCCGAGGTCGTCATGGCCGCCGCCGAGGCCGCCCTCGACCTCGACCTGCCCGAGGGTGGCGGCACGACCGTCCCCTGGCAGCTCGTCTACCAGTCGCGCAGCGGCCCGCCCTCGATGCCGTGGCTCGAGCCCGACATCAACGACGCCATCGACGACCTGGCCGGCGGCCCGACCCGCGCCGTGATCATCGTGCCGCTCGGATTCGTCAGCGACCACATGGAGGTCATGTGGGACCTCGACAACGAGGCGATGGAGACCAGCGAGAAGAACGGTTTCTGGGCGACGCGCACCCCGACGCCGGGCATCGACCCGAACTACGTCACCGGGCTGGTCGACCTCGTGCTCGAGCGTCGTGACGGCGTACCGGCAGAAGACCGTCCGCACGTGACCGACCTCGGGCCCTGGTACGACGTGTGTCGTCCCGGCTGCTGCGAGAACGTGCGACTCGGCTTCAAGCCTGCCCTGTCCGGGCTGGTCCCCTGA
- a CDS encoding DUF3618 domain-containing protein, which translates to MSDSSDIQAHIDRTRAELAATLNELEDKLNVPKQLGIAGHRAKASFDRDKTPWLAAAGAGALAVAGVVVAVVKRR; encoded by the coding sequence GTGAGCGACAGCAGTGACATCCAGGCCCACATCGACCGCACGCGAGCCGAGCTCGCCGCGACGCTCAACGAGCTCGAGGACAAGCTGAACGTGCCCAAGCAGCTGGGCATCGCCGGGCACCGCGCCAAGGCGTCGTTCGACCGCGACAAGACCCCGTGGCTCGCCGCCGCCGGGGCGGGCGCCCTGGCCGTCGCGGGCGTCGTCGTCGCGGTCGTCAAGCGCCGCTGA
- the hemQ gene encoding hydrogen peroxide-dependent heme synthase, translating to MTSSADAAAPVLPTSDSPAAPVETEPGDAAASTPPPVERLGYTLWAVLRRDPQNPYAPELDDVPQLDAVVDALAGVGVTVRGFYDVSALRADADIMIWLHGEVPEAVQSAYRQLLRTDVLGGLLPTWNAMGMHREAEFSRNHSPAFMRGKEPETWLTVYPFVRSYEWYLLPEAERRQMLAEHGKQGSEHRAVLTNTVASFSLGDYEWILALEAPELVQLVDLMRDLRYTEARRHVREEIPFFTGRRIPTTDIIEVLS from the coding sequence ATGACTTCCAGCGCCGACGCGGCAGCGCCCGTACTGCCGACGTCCGATTCACCCGCAGCACCCGTCGAGACCGAGCCAGGTGACGCCGCGGCGAGCACACCGCCGCCCGTCGAACGCCTCGGATACACGCTCTGGGCCGTGCTGCGTCGCGACCCGCAGAACCCCTACGCCCCCGAGCTCGACGACGTCCCGCAGCTCGACGCGGTCGTCGACGCCCTCGCCGGGGTCGGCGTCACCGTGCGCGGCTTCTACGACGTCAGCGCCCTCCGGGCCGACGCCGACATCATGATCTGGCTGCACGGCGAGGTCCCCGAGGCCGTCCAGTCCGCCTACCGGCAGCTGTTGCGCACCGACGTGTTGGGCGGCCTGCTGCCCACCTGGAACGCCATGGGCATGCACCGCGAGGCCGAGTTCTCGCGCAACCACAGCCCGGCCTTCATGCGCGGCAAAGAGCCCGAGACCTGGCTCACGGTGTACCCGTTCGTGCGCAGCTACGAGTGGTACCTGCTGCCAGAGGCCGAGCGCCGTCAGATGCTCGCCGAGCACGGCAAGCAGGGCTCCGAGCACCGCGCGGTGCTGACGAACACGGTCGCCAGCTTCTCCCTCGGCGACTACGAGTGGATCCTCGCGCTCGAGGCGCCCGAGCTCGTCCAACTCGTCGACCTCATGCGCGACCTGCGCTACACCGAGGCCCGACGCCACGTCCGTGAAGAGATCCCGTTCTTCACGGGCCGCCGCATCCCCACCACCGACATCATCGAGGTCTTGTCGTGA